The following is a genomic window from Paludisphaera rhizosphaerae.
AACATGTAGATCCCCTTGAGGATCGAGTCGTGTTCGGTGATGAGGTCGATCTCCTTGGGCGTCGTCGCCGGATCGATGCGGTAGGCCCAGAGCCGCCGGGTCTCGCTGATCGGCGACGTGACCGAGACGCCCCGCGAGCCGATGCGGACCCGGCCGTCTTCGGCGATCTTGCGGCGGATCAGCTCCGCGCCCAGCAGTTCGCCGTCGTCGCGGATCGAGACGATGTCCCACGAACCGGCCATCAGGTTGCGGTCGCGGGCGATCTCCTCGGCCGTCGCTCGAATCCTCCCCAGCGCGACCGGCTCGGCCGGGACGGGGACGTCGTTCTTGATTTCGACGGCCTCGACCAGTTCCTCGGGCGCGACGGTGGCGGCGTCTCCGCTGGCGTGGGCGAACCGCAGCAGCATCCGCGACGAGCCGGCCAGGGACTCGAAGTCAGTGGGACGAACCGGGGTGTGGCCTTCGCTGAAGCAGACGACGAGTTCGTCGCCCTCGATCTTGTAAACGCCGGGCATGACCCGCTCATCCGAGGTGACCAGGTCGATCTCACGCGGGAGCTTCGCGGGGTTGATCTTGAAGCCGACCACCCGCTTCACGCCGGTGTCCGGAACGGTGTAGGTGATGGTCCGCTCGTTGATCAACACCCGACCGCCCTTGACGAGGCGGTCGCGGATGAGGCGAAGACCGATCTCCTCGCCGTCGTCGATCGCCGAGGCGATCGTCCAGGGCCCCATGAGGATCTGCCGGGCCCGCCGCAGCTCGGTCTCCGTCGGCCGAACGTCCGCCTGAAACCACCCGATCCCCGCCGCCGCCACCACAAGCGAGAGCATCATTGCAGGCCCTTTCGAGAATCCGTCCCGGTGCATCCTCCAGGCGCAACCCTCGCGCCCCACGCCCGCCTTATTCCAGAACCCAGCCCGGAAGGCAAGGGCAAATACGGAACTGGCGAAAACCTTGTCGGGTGAGCGGACACCGGCAAGGACGTTCACTCCCACTCGTCAGGCAACGCCGAGAGGAAGGCCTGGAGCCGCGAACGAGCCTCATCGATGGGCATGGGCGCGGGATCGCCGTCGGCGTCGTGCGCCCAGTAGTTACGGACTCGACGCACGTCGTGCGCGCCGTCGCGGATCTTCGCTTCGATGCCTCGGCCCTTCCTACCGCCGATCTCATCGATCATCGCGCTTGCATCGGTGATCCTGTCGGGATCCTTGTGTCTTGCTCGATCGTAGGAGCGCAGGGCCGCCTCGAACGACGCGAATAGTCGCACGATGTATGTGCCTTCGAGGTTCGCTTCGGCGCGGCGTAGGCTTTTCCTGGCTTCGCCGTCGCGAGTGAGGAGATCGGGGGCTGCGACGACGGCGTTGATGTAATAGTCTGCCGCCACGCGAACCGACCTGTATTCGCGCCAAACCTGGGTGATGTAGTCGTGCCAGTCAAAACGACGGTACGGCATATTCGGCAATCGTGTCGAGCACCTGGTTGATCGTGGTCGGATTGAGAGGTAGAGCCGACATCTCCGGGGGGTTCGGGAACTCCTCGCTCGACGGCAGGGTGAGGTCGACGGTCCAACGACCGTCCTCGAAAAAGAGGCTGGCCGTCGGGTCGTAGCCGGGCATCTGGTAGATGTCCGCCGCAGCCTCCGCCCCCGGAACGTCGTAGCCGATCGGGTCGAGCAGCAGCTTGATCGTTCCTTTCTGAAGATAGAGGGCTGGCACTTCAAAGAGCTGGCGGTCGTCGTCACGAAGCCGCTTGGGATAGCGTCGGGTGACCCACTCCGTCCCCTGGAGCCCTGCCTCGAACCGGCTGACGAGTTCTTCAATCAGGACGCAGAAGCGTTCTTTGGCGGACATGGCGGTCGACTCCTTGGCAAGGTCAGACGGCGTCCTTCGATTCTACAGCCCCGCCCCAGCACGCCACCATCGCCAGCGGAAGGCCACCCAGGCGACGATCGAGAAGACAAGGCCCAGAATCGGGCAGACGACGAGGTAGACGAGCCAGACCGGCGCGACCCAATCGCCGGGGAAGACGGCCAGCGGTGGGGTGACAACGTCGATCTTCCCTCCCGCCCAGCGGCCGCTGGAGTCATACGTGTGCATGGGAACGCTCGCCGCGGCGGCGTAAGGGCTGGTGATGGTCAGGGTCGCCAACTGCTCGGGAGTCACCCCTCGCTCCTGTGCGACGCCCTGCACATACCACCGCACGCCGATCGGCAGAACGAACAGGGCCATCAGCAGCAGGTACGACATGACCATCGCCGTCGAGGTTCGCCGCGCCAGCGACGAGCACATCAGGCCGGCCGCCGTGGTCGTCAGGCACGTCACGGCGATGATCAGCAGGAAGACGACCAGCGTCCAGAATCGGTTCCGCAGTTCCGGCAGCATGACGTAGGCCAGCAGGATCTGCTCGGTCAGCAGGAACGTCAGCACGGTCGAGACCCGAAGCGCGGCCAGGAGCTTCGCCAGCACGATCCGGCCGGGCGTCAGCAGCGTGGTCAGCAGGAGCGCCAGCGTCTGGCGTTCGCGCTCCTGGGTGATGCTCCCGGCGGAGAAGACCGGGCCGACCAGGAGGTTGAACGTCACGACATACGCCACGTAGTACCCCGCGAGTTCCGACCGCAGGAACAGCAGACCGGCCATCAGCGGGATGGACAGCAGCATGCTCACCTGGATCACCACCCGGAGCATCAACGTCCCCTGGCTGAAGATCTCGCTGCGAAGCTCCTTGTCGAGGACCGGGTTGGTTCCGTCGGGCATCAGGTCGGTCCGCTTCGCGGGGGCGAAGAGCTTGTCCGGGAAGGCGTCGCGGTCGATGACGACGCCGATGGCGCCCTTCATCTCCTCCTCCTCGTCGACCACGCCTCCCCCCTGCCCGCCCACGTCGCTCGGCCGTAGCAGGCGGTTGACCACCACGATGCCGACCGTCGTCCAGATCATCAGGCAGACCGGCGGCAAAACGGCCACGGAGGCGAAGTCGCGCGTGGTGGGGTCCTCGGCGCGCGTCAGCATCAAGCAGAGCCCCGCCAGCGGCAGAACGACCAGGTAGCTCACCAGCAGCGCGGAACTGGTCCGGCTGAAGCTGCTGGAACAGGCCAGGCTGAGGAGCCCGAACGTCCCCGCCGCCAGGATCAGCACGATGTAGCTCCGCGCGATCTCCGACAGCAGAAGCCCCCCCAGCAGGTAGCAGAGGATCATCAACGGCAGGCTGGAGAGGATCAGGATCACCAGGTACGAGAGCGAGCTGAGCAGCTTGCCGACGAGGATGGTGCTCGGCCGCAGCGGGCTGACCAGGAGCATCTCATACGTCTTCCGCTCCCTCTCGCCCGAGATGCTCCCCGCCGCGAACGTCGGCGCCATCAGTGCGACGAGGCAGAACTGGCCGAGGAAGAAGATGTCATACAGCCGCTTGGCCACGCCCGGGCCGACCATCCGCGACCCTTCGTCCACCCCCGCCGGCCAGTAGAAATAGACCAACGCCCCGAGCAGCGAGACGTAGGCGAACTGGAGCAAGAACGACCGCGGAGACCGCAGCGTGGTCAACAGCTCGCGGTTGAGCACGGGGTTGTTGTTGAGCCAAAACATGGACGGGTCTCGCAGGCCGAGGGCGATCAACGGACAACCGTACGACGTCCGATCGCCTCCAGCCTAACGTCTCGACTCCGCGCATGCGAGCCGGCCGCCCCGCATTCGCGAGACGCCCGGCGCGAAAGGCTGCACTCAGGCCAACGTCACGTCCAGCCGCGTGATCGAGGCCGGGTCGAGGACGACGCGGAACGAGCCCCCCTTGAGGTCCGTCTCGGCGGACTTCGGCGTCACGACGTCGGGGGCCTCGAACGTGTTGTGGGCGTTCAACTCCTTGTGCGTCAGAACAACCTTGCCCACCGAAGCGGCCTCGCCCCCCTTGAGCCGAACGTCGACCTCGACGGGCTCCGAGGCGTGGGTGTGGACCAGGGTGATCGTGACCTTCTTCGAGTCCGACGACGAGGCCGAGCCGGCCACGCGGAAGAGCTTCTCGTCGCGCCCCTTGATCTTGAAGGGGACGTCCGGGGCCTCGGCGACGACCTTCAGGCTCCTGGCCCCATGGTGAGCGCGATACATCTCGAAGACGTGGAAGTTCGGCGTGCAGACGAACTTGTCGCCGTCGGCCAGGAAGAGCGAGTGGATGTTGTTGATGAGCTGCGCGACGTTCGCCATGTCGATCTTATCGGCGTGGCGGTTGAAGACGTCGAGCGTCAGCCCGGCGACGAGGGCGTCGCGGAGGCAGCCCATCTGCTCGAAGAGGTGCGCCTTGTTGATCTCGGTCCCCGCCGGGTGCCAGGCGCCCCATTCGTCGATGACGAGCTTCACCTTATGCTCGCGGTCGAACTCGCCCATCACGGCCCACTGCTCGCGGACGAGGGTCTCCATGTAGTTCGCCTTGTGGAGCATCTCGTACCACTGGTCGACGTCGAACTTCAAGGCGTGGCCCGTCGTGCCGCAGTAGTAGTGGGCGGCGAAGCCGTGCAGCGGGGCGATGGCCCCGTCGCGCCACTTGGCGAAGAAGCGACGGGTCCAGTCGAGGTCGTTGCTGTTGGGGCCGGCGGCGGTCAGGTAGAGCTTCACACCGTACTCAGGAACCCACTCGGTGAACTTGCGGTACTCCTTGCAGTAGTCTTCGGGCGTGTACTTGCCGCCGCAGCCCCAGCTCTCATTGCCGACGCCCCAATAGGCGATCTTGAACGGGTCCGGGTCTCCGTTGGCGACGCGCTCGTCGGCCAGCGTGGTGGACCCGGCGGGGCCGTTGCAATACTCGACCCAGTTCTGGAACTCGGTCGGCGAGCCGGCCCCGACGTTCGCCGCGAAGTAGGGCGTATCCCCGCAGAGCCGGCAGAACTTCATGAACTCGTGGGTGCCAAAGGCGTTCGACTCAGTCACCTCGCGCCAGCGGCCGAAGCGTCGGGGGCGTTTGTCCCTCGGACCGATGCCGTCGCGCCAGTGGTAGGAATCGGCGAAGCAGCCTCCGGGCCAGCGGATCACCACCTTGCCCAGCCGATGCATGTGGTCGACCAGCTTCTTGCGGATCCCGCCGATGTTCTCGACCTTGGAATCCTCGCCGACCCAGATGCCGTCGTAGATCACGCCGCCGATGTGCTCGGTGAAGTGGCTGTAGATCTCCGGCTTGATCGTCCCGATCGGCTCGTTCAGCAGGACGTCCACCGTCGCCCCGACGGCGGCCGACGTCCTCGCGCCGGCGGCCCGCGACATCCCCGCCGCGCCCACGCCCAGCGCGCCGGCGGCTCCCAGAAAGTCTCGACGATTGATCATGAGAGGCTCGCTTCCTTGGTCGTGTGCGACAGGCCCAACTCCTTCTGAAGCTCTTCCAGCGGCACGCCCTTGGTCTCGGGCATGACGAAGAGGACCCAGAGAAGCTGCAAGACCATCATCGCCGCGTAGAAGGCGAAGGCGTGGCCGCCCGACTTCTCGGCGATCATCGGGAAGGTCTGGGTGATCGCCAGCGCCCCGATCCAGTGGACCACGCTCCCCAACGCCTGGCCCTTGGCGCGGACGCGGTTCGGGAAGACCTCGCTGATGTAGACCCAGATCACAGCCCCCTGACCAAACGCGTGCGAGGCGATGAAGACCAGGATCCCCCCCAGCACCACCCAGGCGCCGACGCCCGTGAAGTTCGTCCCGTACGTGTAGAAGGCCCAGGCCGTCGCCGAGAGACTCAGGATGTAGCCGATCGAGCCGACGAGCATCAGGAAGCGACGGCCGAAGCGGTCGATGATCGTCATCGCCAGCATCGTGAAGACCAGGTTCGTCCCGCCGACCACCACCGACTGCAAGAGCGCCGCGTCTCCTCCGGAACCGGCCATCTTGAAGACCGCGGGGGCGTAGTAGAGGACCGCGTTGATCCCCGAAAGCTGGTTGAACGCCGCGATGGCCGTGGCCAGCAGGATCGGCTTGAGGTAGGCCCGCTGGAAGAGCGCGTCCTGGTCCCCTTCGCCGGCCGTCTTGAGCGACTCGCGGATGTCGGCGATCTCGGCGTCCACGGCCTCGTCGGCGCCGATCTTCAACAGCACGCGGCGGGCCTCTTCATCCCTCCCCCGCGCCACCAGCCATCGGGGGCTCTCCGGGATCATGAAGGCGAGCACAAAGAAGACCGCCGAAGGCACGACCTGGATGCCCAGCATCCAGCGCCAGTCGTTCGCCCCCAGATCCAACCGCGCGATGAGGAAGTTCGACAGGAAGGCCAGCAGAATGCCCAGCACGATGTTGAATTGCACCGCGGCCACCAACCGCCCTCGATACTTGGCGGGTGCGATCTCGGTGATGTAGAGCGGGGCGATCACCGAGGCCGCGCCGACCGCCAGGCCGCCCAGAATCCGAAACGCCAGCAGCGACCACCAATCCCAGGCCAGCGCGCAGCCGCCGGCCGAGACGAGGTAGAAGATCGCCAGCACGGCCAGGAGCGGACGGCGCCCCCAGTCGTCGGCCGGCTTGCTCGCCATCAACGAGCCCAGCACCGTCCCCAGCGGGGCGCTGGCGATGGTGAAGCCAAGTGTGATGCCGGTGAGGCCGAAGACCGTCGTGAGCGCGTCGGTCGTCCCCGACATGATCGCCACGTCCAGGCCGAACAGCAGGCCGCCCAGGCTGGCGACGAACGTGGCGAACAGCAAAGGCCCAGAGAGCGAGCGGTCGCCGGCCGAGCCGGCGGGCGTCGAGCGGTCGAAGGAGACGTCCAAGCGAACCTCCGGAGGTGAATCAAAGCCCGGCGAGGAGCGACGCCGGGAGCGCGGGCGTCCCCCCCGGTTGGGTGCAGACGAAAGCGGCCACGGCGTTGGCCCGCCCGTTGATCTCGTCGAGCGGCCGCCCCGCCAGCAGGCCGACCGTCATCGCCGCGGTGAAGGAGTCGCCCGCGCCGATCGTGTCGACGACCTCGACGGGGATCCCCGGATGGTCGGACCACTCGCCGTCGCGGAACAGGAGGCTGCCGGCCGTCCCCCGCGTCACGGCCGCGACTCGGAGGTCAAACCCATCGACGAGCGCCGCGACGAGTTCGCGAGGCTCGCCGATCAGGCCGAACATCTCGGCCAGCGTGGCCAGTTCGTGGTCGTTCAGCTTCACGACGTTCGCCCGCTCCAGGGACCGCTCGATCACCTCGCGGTCGATGAAGGGAGGCCGGAGATTGACGTCGAAGATCCGAAGCGCCCCGGGCTTCGCGGCGTCGACCAGCCGGGCGATCGCCTCGCGCGAGACCGGCCCGCGCTGGGCGAGGCTGCCGAAACAGATCGCGTCCGCCTCAGCGGCGTGGCGGAGGGCCGTCGCATCGGCGGCGATCCGATCCCAGGCGACGTTCTCGTGGATCGTGTAACGCGGCTGGCCGTCGGCGTCCAGCTCGACGGAGACCGTTCCCGTGGGGGCGATGGGGTCGATCTCGACGCCGTCAGTGGGCAAGCCCAGCGCGCGGAAGCGGTCAAGAACCTCGCGCCCGAGGTCGTCGTCGCCGACTCTCGTGACCAGCCGAGCGTCCGCCCCCAGCGATCGGCACTGGTAGGCGAAATTCCCCGGCGCGCCGCCGAGTTGCTTCCCGCCCGGCAAGAGATCCCAGAGGACCTCGCCGACGGCCAACACCCTGTCCATCGCCGTCGCCTCCGCCGGCCGTCAAAACGGCCCCGGCGAGCCCCTCGCGGGCCCGCCCTCGCACATCCTCTGGAGGCTAACAGAGCCGCAAGGCCAGGTCGAGCGGGCAGCGATCGGATCAGGGTTCCTCAGACTCGGGCGTCGGCTGATCCACCGGCGCTTGATTCCGCTGGTCGACGTCGAAACCGATCGCGGCGACGTCGTCCACGTTCTCCACAGAAGCCGCGCCGTTCTCGTCGAGCCGGTTCGGCCCGACCGAATAGACGCGCAGACCGTCGTCGACGCGGAGGATGTGATAGGGTCGGCCGGTATAAGGGTCGAGCGGCGGATTGGGGAGGATCGCCTTGGAGATCTCGGCGACAGTCGTCGGCCAGGCGCCCGTCGCGCGGCGATGGCGTTCGGCGGCGATCAGGATGACTGTCGCGCCAAGGCGGGCCCTGCTGCGAATCGCTTCTGCAAAGGCCCTCGCCACGCGATCGGCCATCAACGCGTACGCGGCGGTTTGCGCGAAACCGACGAGCCGTGAATTCGGGAACTCCGCGATGCGTTCCCGCAAAGCTTCCAGCCCGGCGAGTTGATCGGGCTCAGGCCGATCGGCGAGAGCGCGAAGCTCGGCCATCCATTCCAGCGACTCGGCGCAGTGGCCGGAACTCAGCAACCGCGTGGGGAACGCGACGAGCCCTCTGGCCCGGGCGTCCCGATATCGGAGCGATTCGAACAGCGATGCACGTTCGCCGCGCAGCAAGTGTCGCGCCCAGGGCCAATCCCGCTCTGCGAGAAGGTCGCGCTGAAGAGCGGCCATCGCGTCGAGCGAAGGTTCGCCCAGGGCGAGGATCCGCACGGCCAGATGCGCCGCGGTCTCCGCGAAGCGCATCCGACGCTCCTGCGACCAGGCGAACGGCTCGTCGCCGATCGCCCGCACCACGCCGAGCATCGCCCGACAGGATGAGATCGCGTCGTCGAACCGACCGTCGAACACCGCGACCGCGGCGTCCGCTTGCAGAAGCCTCAGTATCCGCCACTCGCAGTTCCGTTCCCACACGTCATCTTCGTACTCATACACGAGCTTTCCCGGGGTC
Proteins encoded in this region:
- a CDS encoding TIGR03067 domain-containing protein, with the translated sequence MMLSLVVAAAGIGWFQADVRPTETELRRARQILMGPWTIASAIDDGEEIGLRLIRDRLVKGGRVLINERTITYTVPDTGVKRVVGFKINPAKLPREIDLVTSDERVMPGVYKIEGDELVVCFSEGHTPVRPTDFESLAGSSRMLLRFAHASGDAATVAPEELVEAVEIKNDVPVPAEPVALGRIRATAEEIARDRNLMAGSWDIVSIRDDGELLGAELIRRKIAEDGRVRIGSRGVSVTSPISETRRLWAYRIDPATTPKEIDLITEHDSILKGIYMFDQDRLIVCSAKEEEQARPSTFEAPTGSRHVLYTFRLARTEAVPVATSTPAPAPAPAPEPKPVREPEPTPAELKAMREEQIREMLVGSWTITDSKGTLVMVVRSDGSFSSTRTVARPRLFQPASVSSGGSWSYAAGVFSARISSTTDPNMLGYSYVNRLQSISPTSLVMGGGVGPLKTYRKL
- a CDS encoding ABC transporter permease encodes the protein MFWLNNNPVLNRELLTTLRSPRSFLLQFAYVSLLGALVYFYWPAGVDEGSRMVGPGVAKRLYDIFFLGQFCLVALMAPTFAAGSISGERERKTYEMLLVSPLRPSTILVGKLLSSLSYLVILILSSLPLMILCYLLGGLLLSEIARSYIVLILAAGTFGLLSLACSSSFSRTSSALLVSYLVVLPLAGLCLMLTRAEDPTTRDFASVAVLPPVCLMIWTTVGIVVVNRLLRPSDVGGQGGGVVDEEEEMKGAIGVVIDRDAFPDKLFAPAKRTDLMPDGTNPVLDKELRSEIFSQGTLMLRVVIQVSMLLSIPLMAGLLFLRSELAGYYVAYVVTFNLLVGPVFSAGSITQERERQTLALLLTTLLTPGRIVLAKLLAALRVSTVLTFLLTEQILLAYVMLPELRNRFWTLVVFLLIIAVTCLTTTAAGLMCSSLARRTSTAMVMSYLLLMALFVLPIGVRWYVQGVAQERGVTPEQLATLTITSPYAAAASVPMHTYDSSGRWAGGKIDVVTPPLAVFPGDWVAPVWLVYLVVCPILGLVFSIVAWVAFRWRWWRAGAGL
- a CDS encoding alpha-N-arabinofuranosidase, producing MINRRDFLGAAGALGVGAAGMSRAAGARTSAAVGATVDVLLNEPIGTIKPEIYSHFTEHIGGVIYDGIWVGEDSKVENIGGIRKKLVDHMHRLGKVVIRWPGGCFADSYHWRDGIGPRDKRPRRFGRWREVTESNAFGTHEFMKFCRLCGDTPYFAANVGAGSPTEFQNWVEYCNGPAGSTTLADERVANGDPDPFKIAYWGVGNESWGCGGKYTPEDYCKEYRKFTEWVPEYGVKLYLTAAGPNSNDLDWTRRFFAKWRDGAIAPLHGFAAHYYCGTTGHALKFDVDQWYEMLHKANYMETLVREQWAVMGEFDREHKVKLVIDEWGAWHPAGTEINKAHLFEQMGCLRDALVAGLTLDVFNRHADKIDMANVAQLINNIHSLFLADGDKFVCTPNFHVFEMYRAHHGARSLKVVAEAPDVPFKIKGRDEKLFRVAGSASSSDSKKVTITLVHTHASEPVEVDVRLKGGEAASVGKVVLTHKELNAHNTFEAPDVVTPKSAETDLKGGSFRVVLDPASITRLDVTLA
- a CDS encoding sugar porter family MFS transporter, whose amino-acid sequence is MDVSFDRSTPAGSAGDRSLSGPLLFATFVASLGGLLFGLDVAIMSGTTDALTTVFGLTGITLGFTIASAPLGTVLGSLMASKPADDWGRRPLLAVLAIFYLVSAGGCALAWDWWSLLAFRILGGLAVGAASVIAPLYITEIAPAKYRGRLVAAVQFNIVLGILLAFLSNFLIARLDLGANDWRWMLGIQVVPSAVFFVLAFMIPESPRWLVARGRDEEARRVLLKIGADEAVDAEIADIRESLKTAGEGDQDALFQRAYLKPILLATAIAAFNQLSGINAVLYYAPAVFKMAGSGGDAALLQSVVVGGTNLVFTMLAMTIIDRFGRRFLMLVGSIGYILSLSATAWAFYTYGTNFTGVGAWVVLGGILVFIASHAFGQGAVIWVYISEVFPNRVRAKGQALGSVVHWIGALAITQTFPMIAEKSGGHAFAFYAAMMVLQLLWVLFVMPETKGVPLEELQKELGLSHTTKEASLS
- a CDS encoding carbohydrate kinase family protein produces the protein MDRVLAVGEVLWDLLPGGKQLGGAPGNFAYQCRSLGADARLVTRVGDDDLGREVLDRFRALGLPTDGVEIDPIAPTGTVSVELDADGQPRYTIHENVAWDRIAADATALRHAAEADAICFGSLAQRGPVSREAIARLVDAAKPGALRIFDVNLRPPFIDREVIERSLERANVVKLNDHELATLAEMFGLIGEPRELVAALVDGFDLRVAAVTRGTAGSLLFRDGEWSDHPGIPVEVVDTIGAGDSFTAAMTVGLLAGRPLDEINGRANAVAAFVCTQPGGTPALPASLLAGL